From a region of the Egicoccus sp. AB-alg2 genome:
- a CDS encoding ABC transporter ATP-binding protein, with translation MTNRVEEPTPVKATPAAADTPLLEVDELTVEFPVGGGRWLPIVDRVSFSLHRGEALGFVGESGSGKTMSARALLGLVPRPGRVRGSVRLRGREVVGLGDREWTKIRSREIGMVFQDAMSGLNPVRTVGSTLIEVARRTGIGRKEARARAIEVLDAVGIPSPVERLDVYPHQLSGGLRQRIMIALAIINEPSIIIADEPTTALDATIQAQIMERLRALLGDRALMLITHDMGVAASLCDRIQVIYAGRMAEAGTARQVMQTPRHPYTAGLLRAVPKFDRSRTPLVPIPGVPPRAGTVGDACAFAPRCANATDACRDQQPPFAPVDGRLLACYHPWGLSNGSEA, from the coding sequence ATGACGAATCGCGTCGAAGAGCCCACCCCTGTCAAGGCCACTCCCGCCGCCGCAGACACGCCCCTGCTCGAAGTCGACGAGCTCACCGTGGAGTTCCCGGTCGGGGGTGGGCGGTGGCTGCCGATCGTCGATCGGGTGTCGTTCTCGCTCCATCGCGGTGAGGCGCTCGGTTTCGTCGGCGAGTCCGGGTCCGGCAAGACCATGAGCGCCCGGGCACTGCTCGGTCTGGTGCCGCGGCCCGGCCGCGTTCGCGGCTCGGTCCGTCTGCGTGGCCGTGAGGTCGTCGGGCTGGGCGACCGCGAGTGGACCAAGATCCGGTCGCGCGAGATAGGGATGGTCTTCCAGGACGCGATGAGCGGCCTGAACCCGGTTCGCACTGTGGGCAGCACCCTCATCGAGGTCGCGCGCCGCACCGGGATCGGGCGCAAGGAAGCACGTGCCCGGGCCATTGAGGTGCTTGACGCCGTCGGGATCCCGTCACCGGTGGAACGACTCGACGTGTACCCCCACCAGCTTTCCGGTGGTCTGCGCCAGCGCATCATGATCGCCCTGGCCATCATCAACGAGCCGAGCATCATCATCGCCGACGAGCCGACGACGGCCCTCGACGCGACGATCCAGGCGCAGATCATGGAACGCCTGCGGGCCCTGCTGGGGGACCGGGCACTGATGCTGATCACCCACGATATGGGTGTGGCGGCGTCACTGTGCGATCGCATCCAGGTCATCTACGCCGGTCGGATGGCCGAGGCCGGTACGGCCCGCCAGGTGATGCAGACCCCACGGCACCCCTACACCGCCGGGCTCCTGCGCGCCGTGCCGAAGTTTGACCGCTCCCGCACTCCTTTGGTTCCCATCCCCGGGGTGCCGCCGCGCGCCGGCACGGTCGGCGACGCCTGCGCCTTCGCGCCGCGGTGCGCCAACGCCACGGACGCCTGCCGCGACCAGCAGCCGCCCTTCGCCCCGGTCGACGGCCGCCTGCTTGCCTGCTACCACCCCTGGGGCCTGTCAAACGGGAGCGAGGCGTGA
- a CDS encoding heme-binding protein, translating to MENEEEVAHHCSFRRNAVSCSVIRAVFVGCIGDVMSVPFAPALAAEVVRVGIEIAEAIGSPMAVAFVDGGARLVAFARTTDATPAAVDAAPAKARTALWFGRPTADTLDMAERRPVVYETLLGTSPHPLVLSMGGLCLQVDGHTVGAIGAAGARLGATDVEVAQAMLRTWVAGRDV from the coding sequence ATGGAGAACGAGGAGGAAGTTGCGCACCATTGTTCCTTCAGGCGTAACGCTGTTTCGTGTAGCGTAATACGCGCCGTGTTCGTCGGTTGCATCGGAGACGTCATGTCCGTGCCCTTCGCGCCAGCCCTGGCTGCTGAGGTCGTCCGCGTCGGCATCGAGATCGCGGAGGCGATCGGTTCGCCAATGGCCGTGGCGTTCGTGGACGGCGGCGCGCGCCTGGTCGCGTTCGCGCGCACGACCGATGCGACCCCGGCCGCCGTCGACGCGGCACCGGCGAAGGCGCGGACCGCACTGTGGTTCGGCCGCCCGACGGCCGACACGCTCGATATGGCCGAACGACGTCCGGTCGTGTACGAGACGCTGCTCGGGACCAGCCCACACCCGCTCGTGCTGTCTATGGGCGGGCTGTGCCTGCAGGTGGACGGGCACACCGTCGGCGCGATAGGCGCCGCCGGCGCGAGGCTGGGGGCGACGGACGTCGAGGTCGCGCAGGCGATGCTGCGGACCTGGGTGGCCGGCCGTGACGTGTGA
- a CDS encoding ABC transporter ATP-binding protein encodes MAPFVDVQQLSVHFRVGRHQALQAVRSVDLAIQRGETVGLVGESGSGKSTLARTIVRAERPAAGSILFDGQDLAPLSDRQLRPYRSRMQMIFQDPFGSLDPRMRVGDVIGEPLRVHRRGNRNWIRGRVAELLEVVGLDASAAERSPAQFSGGQRQRISVARALALEPQLLVADEPVSALDVSIQAQIISLLNRVQDDLGLTTLVIAHDLALVHQISDRIAVMYLGEIVEEGTADEVVFAPQHPYTASLLSATPVADPDAEAGRERIVLSGEQPSPLQPPTGCSFHTRCPIARPHCATDAPPLVEVGGRRVACHYAGEIAPVIVA; translated from the coding sequence ATGGCACCCTTCGTCGACGTCCAGCAACTCAGCGTGCACTTCCGCGTCGGGCGGCATCAGGCGCTGCAGGCGGTGCGGTCCGTCGACCTCGCGATCCAGCGGGGTGAGACCGTCGGCCTGGTCGGCGAGAGCGGTTCGGGCAAGTCGACGTTGGCCCGCACGATCGTGCGGGCCGAGCGGCCAGCCGCCGGCAGCATCCTGTTCGACGGTCAAGACCTCGCCCCGCTGTCCGACCGTCAGCTGCGGCCGTACCGCAGCCGTATGCAGATGATCTTCCAGGACCCGTTCGGCAGCCTCGATCCGCGGATGCGCGTCGGCGACGTCATCGGCGAGCCGCTGCGCGTGCACCGGCGCGGCAACCGCAACTGGATCCGCGGCCGCGTCGCCGAACTGCTCGAAGTCGTCGGCCTGGATGCGTCGGCGGCCGAGAGATCACCGGCACAGTTCTCGGGGGGCCAGCGCCAGCGCATCTCGGTCGCCCGCGCGCTCGCCCTCGAACCGCAGCTGCTGGTCGCGGACGAGCCGGTCTCGGCGCTCGACGTCTCCATCCAGGCGCAGATCATCTCGTTGCTCAATCGGGTGCAGGACGACCTCGGCCTCACGACCCTGGTGATCGCCCACGACCTGGCGCTCGTCCATCAGATCTCGGACCGCATCGCGGTCATGTACCTCGGCGAGATCGTCGAAGAGGGCACGGCCGACGAGGTCGTGTTCGCCCCCCAACACCCCTACACGGCCTCGCTGCTATCGGCCACGCCCGTGGCGGATCCCGACGCCGAGGCGGGCCGCGAACGGATCGTGCTCAGCGGCGAACAGCCCTCGCCCTTGCAGCCGCCGACGGGCTGCTCGTTCCACACGCGCTGCCCTATCGCCCGCCCACACTGCGCCACCGACGCGCCGCCGCTGGTCGAGGTCGGCGGGCGCCGCGTGGCCTGCCACTACGCCGGCGAGATCGCCCCCGTCATCGTCGCCTGA